Within the Candidatus Limnocylindrales bacterium genome, the region CGAGGGCAAGCTTCTCGGACCGGTCGCCGACGCCGACGAGTTCACGACCGAGCCGGTGCAGGGGGCTTCGGATCCGGCCAACGGCAACCTCGTCATCATCGACGATTCACTCGATCTGGTGCGCGTGTTCGACCTGCGCACCGGCACGATCGTAGGCGCGTTCGGCGACAGCGATCGCCAGGTCAACGATCCGGCCGCGCTGACTTTCCATCCGGTCACGAACCGCCTGTACATCGCCGAAGCTTCGGGACGCGTGCTGGTGTTCGACGACACGACGCAGCTGCTGATCAACAAGTTCGGCGACGTCGAAGATCATCCGACCGCGCTGCGCTTCTCGCCGCTCGGCGACGATCCGGACCTGCTCGTCGTCGACGGAACTCCGGGCGTCAAGGTCTACGACGCGAACGGTGTCGCGCAGGGCGTGCTCGGCGAGACCGCGACGGCAACGGACGAGCCCGTCGATCTCGACTTCCTCGACAACGGCACGCTCCTGATCGCTGACCGCACCGGCAAGGTCGTGCGCTGCGATTCGGACGGCACGGGGTGCGGAAGCTTCAGTGCCGAGCTCGACGGTATGCTGGCGAACGGCAGCCCGACGGCGATTGCCGTCAATCCGTCGGCCGAGTTCACCGACAACGACGTGCTCGTCACCGATCCGGTCGGCCAGCGCGTGATCGCATGCAAGTCGAACGGCAACGGTTGCGCGACGTTCGGCGAAACCGACGACGTCGATTCCGAATACCGCGACATCTTCTTCGCACCGCAGGAGACGCCTACCACGGCGTCCTCTACGACTACGACGACGCTCGACTGAGAAACCACGGAAAACGCGGCGGAGAATGACGACACGGGATCGAGCGTTCTTCGAAGCGCAGGAAAGGCAGGCGCTGGCTCCGTACGCGATGCGCTCGGAGAACAGCCGCGGCCGCGAGTATCCCGAGCCGGAGCACCCGCTGCGGCCTGCCTTTCAGCGCGACCGCGACCGCATCATTCATTCGAGCGCGTTCCGCCGGCTCGAGTACAAGACGCAGGTCTTCGTCAATCACGAAGGCGATTACTACCGGACGCGCCTGACGCACACGATGGAATGCGCGCAGATCACGCGCACCGTCGCCGGTACGCTCGGCCTCAACCGCGATCTCGCCGAAGCCGTCGCGCTCGCGCACGATCTCGGCCACACGCCGTTCGGTCACGCCGGCGAGCACGTGCTCGACGACCTGATGAAGGACTACGGCGGCTTCGATCACAACAGCCAGAGCCTTCGCATCGTCGAGGTGCTCGAGCAGCGTTATCCCCAGTTTGACGGCCTCAACCTCACGTACGAAGTGCGCGAAGGCATCGTCAAGCATTCGGGCCGCTTCGACCGCCCGCGAGTGTCCGACTTCGATGCGTCGAGCGCGCCGCCGCTCGAAGCCCAGATCGTCGACTACTGCGACGAGGTTGCCTACAACGGCCACGACATCGACGACGGCATCCAGTCGGGCCTGATCACGCTCGAGGACCTCGACGGCGTCGAGCTGTGGGACGAAGCGTTCGCCGAAGTGCGGCGGCTGTGGCCGTCGGCGAGCTTCTCGGTGCTGCGCTACCAGGCCGTGCGCCTGCTCATCGATCGCATGGTGCGCGATCTCATCGAAGCGATCGAAGGCCGCATCCAGGGCCTCGGCATCGAGACGATCGAGGACCTGCGCCGCTCGCTGCCGCCGATTGCCGAGCCGAGCCCGGAGATGGGCGCCAAGGTGCGCCAGCTCAAGGCGCGGCTGATGGACCGGCTTTACCAGCACCGGCGCGTGCGAAGGATGGGTGCGAAAGCGCTGCGCGTGATGCGCGGCCTGTTCGAAGCCTACATGATCGATCCGCGCCAGATGCCGCTCCACATCTGCGAGCGTGCGGTCGGCGACACGACCATGCCGCGCGTGATCGCCGACTACATCGCCGGCATGACCGACCGCTTCGCGTTCGAGGAATACGCGAAACTCTTCGACCCGTTCGAAAAGGTCTGAGCGTCTTACGATGCGCCCGCGACGGGATGTGACCGGGCATCATGGCGTACGGATGACGTGAATCCGATTGTGTCCGGGCGGCAGCCACCGCACGTACTCGACTACGGGCAGGTCTTCTTCGAGGAATCCGGAAACCGGCGACAGAGTGATCCACCAGCGCGGCTGAATGCTGGGTGCGTGATTCAGGAACCAGAAGGGCAGAGCGAGGTCGGTTCGTCGTC harbors:
- a CDS encoding deoxyguanosinetriphosphate triphosphohydrolase, producing MTTRDRAFFEAQERQALAPYAMRSENSRGREYPEPEHPLRPAFQRDRDRIIHSSAFRRLEYKTQVFVNHEGDYYRTRLTHTMECAQITRTVAGTLGLNRDLAEAVALAHDLGHTPFGHAGEHVLDDLMKDYGGFDHNSQSLRIVEVLEQRYPQFDGLNLTYEVREGIVKHSGRFDRPRVSDFDASSAPPLEAQIVDYCDEVAYNGHDIDDGIQSGLITLEDLDGVELWDEAFAEVRRLWPSASFSVLRYQAVRLLIDRMVRDLIEAIEGRIQGLGIETIEDLRRSLPPIAEPSPEMGAKVRQLKARLMDRLYQHRRVRRMGAKALRVMRGLFEAYMIDPRQMPLHICERAVGDTTMPRVIADYIAGMTDRFAFEEYAKLFDPFEKV